In the genome of Actinomadura graeca, one region contains:
- a CDS encoding basic secretory family protein: protein MEDGSRGVEHAASDGASEAGALSRRRLLGLGAGGAALLAAGTAGLLRARSAGPPGASTSATRAAGAFHPDLAGTILASRARAVADGDRAAFLATVASAPPAFQEAQARVYDNLRKLPLEGWRERLVRTQPIDGDSGEAVVQVEVRYKLRDFDRDEVARTRFLSLGPRSGGWVIVGDGSAHGLDGDSDIWDGGPLTVVRGRAVLVIGDAAGLDGIAGRLDAAVPIVTGIVGGGWARRAVALVPAAPRLATALAGQGPDLGEVAALATVVPSAGGGRGEDRVIVSPATFGRLNALGRDVVLTHELTHVATGGARDRTTPLWLIEGFADYVGYSRAKVGVRSAARELAREVAAGRVPPALPGADAFAGTSPGLSRAYQESWLASRMVAGRYGEATLVRLYRAAGRVSEAAALRDVLGLTRDRFTAQWRDYLKKELR, encoded by the coding sequence ATGGAGGACGGTTCCCGCGGGGTGGAACACGCCGCCTCGGACGGCGCTTCCGAGGCGGGCGCCCTCTCACGCCGCAGGCTCCTCGGCCTGGGCGCGGGAGGAGCCGCCCTGCTGGCGGCCGGGACCGCCGGACTGCTCCGCGCGCGCTCTGCCGGTCCCCCGGGGGCCTCTACCAGCGCGACCAGGGCGGCCGGGGCATTCCATCCGGACCTGGCCGGAACCATCCTCGCCAGCCGGGCCCGTGCCGTCGCGGACGGCGACCGCGCGGCGTTCCTGGCCACCGTCGCCTCCGCGCCCCCCGCGTTCCAGGAGGCACAGGCCCGCGTCTACGACAACCTCCGCAAGCTCCCCCTGGAGGGCTGGCGCGAGCGCCTCGTCCGCACGCAGCCCATCGACGGCGACTCGGGCGAGGCCGTCGTCCAGGTGGAGGTCCGCTACAAACTGCGGGACTTCGACCGCGACGAGGTGGCCCGCACCCGCTTCCTGTCCCTCGGCCCCCGCTCCGGCGGCTGGGTGATCGTCGGAGACGGCTCGGCGCACGGGCTCGACGGCGACTCCGACATCTGGGACGGCGGGCCCCTGACCGTCGTCCGCGGCCGGGCGGTCCTGGTCATCGGCGACGCCGCCGGGCTCGACGGCATCGCCGGGCGCCTGGACGCCGCGGTGCCCATCGTCACCGGGATCGTCGGCGGCGGCTGGGCGCGGCGCGCCGTCGCCCTCGTCCCCGCCGCCCCGCGCCTCGCCACCGCCCTCGCCGGGCAGGGGCCCGATCTCGGCGAGGTCGCGGCGCTCGCCACCGTCGTCCCCTCCGCCGGCGGCGGCCGCGGCGAGGACCGCGTCATCGTCTCCCCCGCCACCTTCGGCCGCCTCAACGCCCTCGGCCGGGACGTCGTCCTCACCCACGAGCTCACCCACGTCGCCACCGGAGGGGCCCGCGACCGCACCACCCCGCTGTGGCTGATCGAGGGCTTCGCGGACTACGTCGGCTACTCGCGGGCGAAGGTCGGCGTCCGCTCGGCCGCCCGGGAACTGGCCCGCGAGGTCGCCGCCGGGCGCGTGCCGCCCGCGCTGCCCGGCGCGGACGCGTTCGCCGGGACCTCGCCGGGTCTGTCGCGGGCCTACCAGGAGTCCTGGCTCGCCAGCCGGATGGTCGCCGGCCGGTACGGTGAGGCGACGCTCGTGCGGCTGTACCGGGCCGCCGGGCGCGTCTCCGAGGCGGCCGCGCTGCGGGACGTGCTCGGCCTCACCCGGGACCGCTTCACCGCCCAGTGGCGCGACTACCTGAAGAAGGAGCTCCGTTGA
- a CDS encoding CHAP domain-containing protein — MAGKHRRPRRTAPAWRATSPMIIGAAVLGTAAATAQASVLPFGPSAPAAATTHAATGGGTKTASLTKSGRGAARGKPGRGAPPSTSRKKARPTAEQAIGLARSQVGIAEDRGGGTKFQRWYMGTSRAGETVGRDGGSIGLYGDANWCDMFVSWVGDRLGFSYSMGWDAWTVAHARWFQDQDRWGTRPRPGAVVFYDWRGGGAVSGIDHVGMVIRTNRDGTIQTVEGNTGDAVRVKTRATDKVVGYGYPAYAS; from the coding sequence GTGGCAGGCAAGCACCGCAGACCCCGCCGCACCGCGCCCGCCTGGCGCGCGACCAGCCCCATGATCATCGGCGCCGCCGTGCTCGGCACCGCCGCGGCGACCGCGCAGGCGTCGGTCCTGCCGTTCGGCCCGTCCGCCCCGGCCGCCGCGACCACGCACGCGGCCACCGGCGGGGGCACGAAGACGGCGTCCCTCACCAAGTCCGGACGCGGAGCCGCACGCGGGAAACCCGGCCGCGGAGCACCGCCGTCCACGTCCCGGAAGAAGGCGCGGCCCACCGCCGAGCAGGCCATCGGGCTCGCCCGCTCCCAGGTCGGGATCGCGGAGGACCGGGGCGGCGGGACCAAGTTCCAGCGGTGGTACATGGGCACCTCCCGCGCCGGGGAGACCGTCGGCCGCGACGGCGGCTCGATCGGCTTGTACGGCGACGCCAACTGGTGTGACATGTTCGTCTCCTGGGTCGGCGACCGGCTCGGCTTCAGCTACTCGATGGGCTGGGACGCCTGGACCGTCGCCCACGCCCGCTGGTTCCAGGACCAGGACCGCTGGGGCACCCGGCCGAGGCCCGGCGCCGTCGTCTTCTACGACTGGCGGGGCGGTGGCGCCGTCAGTGGCATCGACCACGTCGGCATGGTGATCCGAACGAACCGCGATGGAACGATCCAGACCGTCGAGGGCAACACCGGCGACGCCGTGAGGGTCAAGACCCGTGCCACGGACAAGGTCGTCGGCTACGGATATCCGGCCTACGCGTCATGA
- a CDS encoding C40 family peptidase produces MVAVACLAATTSFAFPPVVAHAAAPKPSAGEVRKKLTKLNEQVDQNVEKFNKVNEQLKIAKKKLDAAKRSSRGEEAAFEQQRSKIAQMAATAYKNGDSTDVTGFVGSNDPQSILDQAAVFTHLSQERGSQLTQFLATAQRLRREQAQAQNAYNEVAGKAKELRDKKKELDKQVEQQKKLLRKLGVSTPGGGGSGGGGGTGGSYNGPASGSARKALNFAYAQLGKAYSYGAAGPNTFDCSGLTMTAWGAAGVSITRTTNSQYAATKRVDKSALQPGDLVFFSGLGHVGMYVGGGKMIHAPHTGDVVKISDITSGYYLSNYYGAGRP; encoded by the coding sequence ATGGTGGCCGTCGCCTGCCTCGCGGCGACGACCTCCTTCGCGTTCCCCCCGGTGGTGGCGCACGCGGCGGCGCCCAAGCCCAGCGCGGGCGAGGTGCGCAAGAAGCTCACCAAGCTCAACGAGCAGGTCGACCAGAACGTCGAGAAGTTCAACAAGGTCAACGAGCAGCTCAAGATCGCCAAGAAGAAGCTCGACGCCGCCAAGCGGTCGAGCCGTGGCGAGGAGGCCGCCTTCGAGCAGCAGCGCTCCAAGATCGCGCAGATGGCGGCGACCGCCTACAAGAACGGCGACTCCACCGACGTGACCGGCTTCGTCGGCAGCAACGACCCGCAGTCCATCCTGGACCAGGCGGCGGTCTTCACGCACCTGTCCCAGGAGCGCGGCTCCCAGCTCACCCAGTTCCTCGCCACCGCCCAGCGGCTGCGCCGCGAGCAGGCGCAGGCCCAGAACGCCTACAACGAGGTGGCGGGCAAGGCCAAGGAGCTGCGGGACAAGAAGAAGGAGCTCGACAAGCAGGTCGAGCAGCAGAAGAAGCTGCTGCGCAAGCTCGGCGTGAGCACGCCGGGCGGCGGTGGCAGCGGCGGCGGTGGTGGCACCGGCGGCTCCTACAACGGCCCGGCCAGCGGCTCCGCCCGCAAGGCGCTCAACTTCGCCTACGCGCAGCTCGGCAAGGCGTACTCCTACGGCGCGGCGGGTCCGAACACCTTCGACTGCTCCGGCCTGACGATGACCGCCTGGGGCGCCGCGGGCGTCAGCATCACCCGCACCACCAACTCGCAGTACGCGGCCACGAAGCGCGTCGACAAGAGCGCCCTCCAGCCCGGCGACCTGGTGTTCTTCAGCGGCCTCGGGCACGTCGGCATGTACGTCGGCGGCGGCAAGATGATCCACGCCCCGCACACCGGCGATGTCGTCAAGATCAGCGACATCACTTCCGGCTACTACCTGTCCAACTACTACGGCGCCGGACGCCCCTGA
- a CDS encoding NYN domain-containing protein produces the protein MVEAAAELIGALPPDEVPMPLRRFARFERRKRAKLAGPPIAALLEKDAGFRERVAEPLREAQPELAEAVAGGGVPPAADPVRVAALAYLLRPGGWTGLVEAARAELERSASASEEEAAERRVAALKEELAAARTARAGEVDKLRADLRDTKAEVAELRRKLHEARTRARAAQERAEAVAAETGRELAAARESSAAADKELRKLRARAAQAEAAAEAARRAAREGRNVDDVRLRMLLDTLADAAQGIRRELALPSTIGRPADTVGALEPDRLAHRALPGRALSDSDPQLLERLLTLPQVHLVVDGYNVTKTGYGELPLSDQRNRLVSGLGGLAAQTRAEVTCVFDGAELDAPVAIGAPRGVRVLFSRPGQTADELIGDLVRAEPPGRAVVVVSADREVADAARRAGARPAPSTLLLRRLGRS, from the coding sequence GTGGTGGAGGCCGCCGCCGAGCTGATCGGCGCGCTGCCGCCGGACGAGGTGCCCATGCCGCTGCGCCGGTTCGCGCGGTTCGAGCGCCGCAAGCGCGCCAAGCTCGCGGGCCCGCCCATCGCCGCGCTGCTGGAGAAGGACGCGGGCTTCCGCGAGCGGGTCGCCGAGCCGCTGCGGGAGGCGCAGCCGGAGCTGGCGGAGGCCGTCGCGGGCGGCGGCGTCCCGCCCGCGGCCGACCCCGTCCGGGTCGCGGCGCTGGCCTACCTGCTGCGCCCCGGCGGGTGGACCGGCCTGGTGGAGGCGGCCCGCGCGGAGCTGGAGCGCTCCGCCTCGGCGTCGGAGGAGGAGGCGGCCGAACGCCGCGTCGCCGCGCTGAAGGAGGAGCTGGCGGCCGCGCGGACGGCACGCGCCGGCGAGGTCGACAAGCTGCGGGCGGACCTGCGCGACACCAAGGCCGAGGTGGCCGAGCTGCGGCGCAAGCTTCACGAGGCGCGGACGCGGGCGCGCGCCGCGCAGGAGCGCGCCGAGGCGGTCGCCGCCGAGACCGGGCGCGAGCTGGCGGCCGCGCGGGAGTCGAGCGCCGCCGCCGACAAGGAGCTGCGCAAGCTGCGCGCCCGCGCCGCGCAGGCCGAGGCCGCGGCGGAGGCCGCAAGGCGCGCCGCGCGCGAGGGCCGCAACGTCGACGACGTCCGGCTCCGGATGCTGCTCGACACGCTCGCCGACGCGGCGCAGGGCATCCGCCGGGAGCTGGCGCTGCCGTCCACGATCGGGCGCCCGGCCGACACCGTCGGCGCGCTGGAGCCGGACCGGCTCGCGCACCGGGCGCTGCCGGGGCGGGCGCTGTCCGACAGCGACCCGCAGCTTCTTGAGCGGCTGCTGACGCTGCCGCAGGTGCACCTCGTCGTGGACGGCTACAACGTCACCAAGACGGGGTACGGGGAACTGCCGCTGTCCGACCAGCGCAACCGGCTCGTGTCGGGGCTCGGCGGGCTCGCCGCGCAGACCCGCGCCGAGGTGACGTGCGTGTTCGACGGCGCCGAGCTGGACGCGCCGGTGGCCATCGGGGCGCCGCGCGGGGTGCGGGTGCTGTTCAGCCGCCCGGGGCAGACCGCCGACGAGCTGATCGGGGACCTGGTGCGTGCCGAGCCGCCCGGCCGGGCGGTGGTGGTGGTCTCCGCCGACCGTGAGGTGGCGGACGCGGCGCGCCGGGCCGGCGCGCGCCCCGCACCGTCCACGCTGCTGCTCCGCCGGCTGGGCCGGTCCTGA
- a CDS encoding DEDD exonuclease domain-containing protein: protein MTAAHVQGTLDDLGTPLSEVTFVVVDLETTGGSAADSAITEIGAVKVRGGAELGELGTLVDPGGPVPPFITALTGITTAMVTAAPRMDSVLPAFLEFARGCVLVAHNAPFDIGFLKAACAVHGYPWPGFTVVDTVDLARRVLSKDEVPNCKLGTLARFFRTVNQPTHRALADARATVEVLHGLIERLGSFGVTSLEEMRGFAKAPTPEQRRKRHLADDVPSVPGVYLFEDDAGEALYVGKSGDLRSRVRSYFTGSETRRRVREMVGLAERVRTIACATGLEAEVRELRLIAEHKPRYNRRSKFPERAIWLKLTAEQFPRLSIVRECRDDGACYLGPISSRRQAEEARAALHEAVPLRQCTQRLTLRLIERGRARACALAEIGRCGAPCDGRESEGDYGVHATTARTIMEGDVRPVVAAAQVRIDRLSAELRYEEAAAQRDRLAAFVRAAARGQRLGALARLPQMVAARPAFDNGWELAVVRYGRLAAAGTVPPGADPWPYVRALTATAETVFPPAGGAPGGVALGAAPSAGATAEEMECVLRWLDLPGVRLVELDGEWTCPAHGAEGLRRWIDNAYTRHDPDSAERARPLR from the coding sequence ATGACTGCTGCGCACGTCCAGGGCACCCTGGACGACCTCGGCACCCCCCTGTCCGAGGTCACCTTCGTGGTGGTCGACCTGGAGACGACGGGAGGCTCGGCGGCCGACTCGGCGATCACCGAGATCGGCGCGGTCAAGGTGCGCGGGGGAGCGGAGCTCGGCGAGCTCGGCACGCTGGTCGACCCGGGCGGGCCCGTCCCGCCGTTCATCACCGCGCTGACCGGCATCACCACCGCGATGGTGACGGCCGCGCCGCGGATGGACTCGGTGCTGCCCGCGTTCCTGGAGTTCGCGCGCGGCTGCGTGCTGGTCGCGCACAACGCGCCGTTCGACATCGGGTTCCTGAAGGCGGCCTGCGCCGTGCACGGCTATCCCTGGCCCGGGTTCACCGTCGTCGACACCGTCGACCTCGCCCGCCGTGTCCTGTCCAAGGACGAGGTGCCCAACTGCAAGCTGGGCACGCTCGCGCGCTTCTTCCGCACCGTCAACCAGCCGACGCACCGGGCCCTCGCCGACGCCCGCGCCACCGTGGAGGTCCTGCACGGGCTGATCGAGCGGCTCGGCTCCTTCGGCGTGACGTCGCTGGAGGAGATGCGCGGCTTCGCCAAGGCGCCCACGCCCGAGCAGCGCCGCAAACGCCACCTCGCCGACGACGTGCCGAGCGTGCCCGGCGTGTACCTCTTCGAGGACGACGCGGGCGAGGCGCTCTACGTCGGCAAGAGCGGCGACCTGCGCTCCCGGGTGCGCAGCTACTTCACCGGCTCGGAGACCCGCCGGCGCGTCCGCGAGATGGTCGGCCTCGCCGAACGCGTCCGGACGATCGCGTGCGCCACCGGGCTGGAGGCCGAGGTCCGCGAGCTGCGGCTGATCGCCGAGCACAAGCCCCGCTACAACCGCCGCTCGAAGTTCCCCGAGCGGGCCATCTGGCTGAAGCTGACGGCCGAGCAGTTCCCGCGGCTGTCGATCGTCCGCGAGTGCCGCGACGACGGCGCCTGCTACCTCGGCCCGATCTCCTCGCGGCGGCAGGCCGAGGAGGCGCGCGCCGCGCTGCACGAGGCCGTCCCGCTGCGCCAGTGCACGCAGCGGCTCACGCTCCGGCTCATCGAGCGCGGCCGGGCCCGCGCCTGCGCCCTCGCCGAGATCGGCCGGTGCGGCGCGCCCTGCGACGGCCGCGAGTCCGAGGGCGACTACGGCGTCCACGCCACCACCGCCCGGACCATCATGGAGGGGGACGTGCGGCCCGTGGTCGCCGCCGCCCAGGTCCGCATCGACCGGCTCTCCGCCGAGCTGCGCTACGAGGAGGCCGCCGCCCAGCGCGACCGCCTCGCCGCGTTCGTCCGCGCCGCCGCCCGCGGGCAGCGGCTCGGCGCGCTGGCCCGGCTGCCGCAGATGGTCGCGGCCCGCCCGGCGTTCGACAACGGCTGGGAGCTGGCGGTCGTGCGGTACGGGAGGCTCGCGGCCGCCGGAACGGTCCCGCCGGGCGCCGACCCGTGGCCCTACGTCCGCGCGCTCACCGCCACCGCCGAGACCGTCTTCCCGCCCGCCGGGGGCGCCCCGGGAGGCGTCGCCCTCGGCGCCGCGCCGTCCGCCGGGGCCACCGCCGAGGAGATGGAGTGCGTCCTGCGCTGGCTCGACCTGCCCGGCGTCCGGCTCGTCGAGCTGGACGGCGAATGGACGTGCCCCGCCCACGGCGCCGAGGGGCTGCGCCGCTGGATCGACAACGCCTACACACGCCACGACCCCGACTCGGCGGAACGTGCCCGCCCACTAAGGTGA
- a CDS encoding rhomboid family intramembrane serine protease has product MALPLYDSQPARRVPWVTYLLVAANVVVFLLTPMSNFATWYGENGVRECRAAHFTYEYGAVPKELTTGEQQPLPSDVVRQCGPGDFRKAPWTSAFTSMFLHSGALHLLGNLVALFVVGMGLEDRLGRLRYLLAYLFFGLAAVYGFAYTSADSTVPLIGASGAIAGVMGAYVILNPRGRIVSYVPPVIVVRLPVWVVLGYWFVLQWLSLGDDESNVAYTAHIYGFAAGVLFALLARRTGTARKPVALV; this is encoded by the coding sequence ATGGCCCTCCCTCTCTATGACAGCCAGCCCGCCAGGCGCGTCCCCTGGGTGACGTATCTGCTGGTGGCGGCCAACGTGGTCGTGTTCCTGCTCACCCCCATGTCCAACTTCGCCACCTGGTACGGCGAGAACGGGGTCCGCGAGTGCAGGGCGGCGCACTTCACCTACGAGTACGGCGCCGTCCCCAAGGAGCTGACGACCGGCGAGCAGCAGCCGCTGCCGTCGGACGTCGTCCGCCAGTGCGGGCCCGGGGACTTCCGGAAGGCCCCCTGGACGTCGGCGTTCACCTCGATGTTCCTGCACTCGGGGGCGCTGCACCTGCTGGGCAACCTGGTGGCGCTGTTCGTCGTCGGCATGGGCCTGGAGGACCGCCTCGGACGGCTGCGCTACCTCCTCGCCTACCTGTTCTTCGGGCTGGCCGCCGTCTACGGGTTCGCCTACACCTCCGCGGACTCGACGGTGCCGCTGATCGGCGCGTCCGGGGCCATCGCCGGGGTGATGGGCGCCTACGTGATCCTCAACCCGCGCGGCCGCATCGTCAGCTACGTCCCGCCGGTCATCGTCGTCCGGCTGCCGGTGTGGGTGGTGCTGGGCTACTGGTTCGTCCTGCAATGGCTGTCGCTCGGCGACGACGAGAGCAACGTCGCCTACACCGCGCACATCTACGGCTTCGCCGCGGGTGTCCTGTTCGCACTCCTGGCCCGCCGAACCGGAACCGCACGCAAACCAGTCGCACTGGTCTGA
- a CDS encoding Lrp/AsnC family transcriptional regulator, whose product MVTAIVFVKADVARIHEVAEAIAALDGVSEVYSITGEHDLVAMVRVRRHEELNDVIPGRLNKVPGIVGTETHIAFRTYSQHDLEVAFALGLADAD is encoded by the coding sequence ATGGTCACCGCGATCGTGTTCGTCAAGGCCGACGTCGCGCGCATCCACGAGGTGGCCGAGGCGATCGCCGCCCTGGACGGGGTGAGCGAGGTCTACTCCATCACCGGTGAGCACGACCTCGTGGCGATGGTCCGCGTGCGCCGCCACGAGGAGCTGAACGACGTGATCCCGGGGCGGCTCAACAAGGTCCCCGGCATCGTCGGCACCGAGACGCACATCGCGTTCCGCACCTACTCCCAGCACGACCTGGAGGTCGCCTTCGCCCTCGGCCTCGCCGACGCCGACTGA
- a CDS encoding cache domain-containing protein — MPSEPPAIGAAAARVHATLDGVFATVERVRDASARCLAGARATGREPVAGDLAALRPLLSAHLGALVSGTGFIAAPGMLADAAWYLEWWQTGPSGDPARFLPDLDPENSALYDYTGWEWFTGPAGGAERTVCGPYVDYFCSDGYVLTLSAPVRVGGVFAGVAAADVYARTFENAIVPALREIPAPAFVVNAPGRVMASNTASWTPGAAYRGGRGFETRPCGDLPLSVVTAGQSASARPRAKATSRSCWE, encoded by the coding sequence ATGCCCTCCGAGCCCCCCGCCATCGGCGCGGCCGCCGCACGCGTCCACGCCACCCTGGACGGCGTGTTCGCGACGGTCGAGCGGGTCCGCGACGCCTCGGCCCGGTGTCTCGCCGGGGCCCGCGCCACCGGCCGCGAGCCGGTCGCCGGGGACCTGGCCGCGCTGCGCCCCCTGCTGTCGGCCCATCTCGGCGCGCTGGTCTCCGGCACGGGGTTCATCGCCGCCCCGGGGATGCTCGCCGACGCGGCCTGGTACCTGGAGTGGTGGCAGACCGGCCCGTCCGGCGACCCCGCCCGGTTCCTGCCCGACCTCGACCCCGAGAACAGCGCCCTGTACGACTACACCGGTTGGGAGTGGTTCACCGGGCCGGCCGGCGGCGCCGAGAGGACCGTGTGCGGCCCGTACGTCGACTACTTCTGCAGCGACGGGTACGTGCTGACGCTGTCGGCGCCGGTGCGCGTCGGCGGCGTCTTCGCCGGGGTGGCCGCCGCCGACGTGTACGCGCGCACCTTCGAGAACGCGATCGTCCCGGCGCTGCGCGAGATCCCCGCGCCCGCGTTCGTCGTCAACGCGCCCGGCCGCGTCATGGCGTCCAACACCGCCTCATGGACCCCGGGCGCGGCCTACCGCGGCGGCCGGGGCTTCGAGACCCGCCCGTGCGGCGACCTGCCCCTCTCCGTCGTCACCGCCGGTCAGTCGGCGTCGGCGAGGCCGAGGGCGAAGGCGACCTCCAGGTCGTGCTGGGAGTAG
- a CDS encoding FadR/GntR family transcriptional regulator — MDSSRLVVFAPVDNTARVHAVVRRLSDAIALGLLADGEQLPSEADLAGHLGVSTVTLREALMALRQQGLIETRRGRGGGSFVRTPARPFDLDGRLRPLAAEELRDLGDHYAAIAGAAARLAAMRSLPGDVERLRRSLAELSAAGGGARTCRLDGRLHLEVAAASQSVRLTREEIRLQADIGPLIWTVHDHPRWRGRARREHAALVEAVGRGEDALARDLAESHVACAVEHLIERRLSL; from the coding sequence ATGGACAGCTCGCGCCTCGTCGTGTTCGCTCCGGTCGACAACACCGCGCGGGTGCACGCGGTGGTCCGCCGCCTCAGCGACGCCATCGCGCTGGGGCTGCTCGCCGACGGGGAGCAGCTGCCCAGCGAGGCCGACCTCGCGGGCCATCTCGGCGTCTCGACGGTCACCCTGCGGGAGGCGCTGATGGCCCTGCGCCAGCAGGGCCTCATCGAGACCCGGCGGGGGCGCGGCGGCGGCAGCTTCGTCCGCACCCCGGCCCGGCCGTTCGACCTGGACGGGCGGCTGCGCCCGCTGGCCGCCGAGGAGCTGCGCGACCTCGGTGACCACTACGCGGCCATCGCCGGGGCCGCGGCGCGGCTCGCGGCGATGCGGTCGCTGCCCGGGGACGTGGAGCGGCTGCGGCGCTCGCTGGCGGAGTTGTCCGCCGCGGGCGGCGGCGCGCGCACGTGCCGGCTGGACGGGCGGCTGCACCTGGAGGTGGCGGCCGCGTCCCAGTCCGTCCGGCTCACCCGGGAGGAGATCCGGCTCCAGGCCGACATCGGGCCGCTGATCTGGACCGTCCACGACCATCCCCGGTGGCGCGGGCGGGCCCGCCGGGAGCACGCCGCGCTCGTCGAGGCCGTCGGACGCGGTGAGGACGCCCTCGCCCGCGATCTCGCTGAAAGCCACGTCGCGTGTGCGGTAGAACATCTCATTGAACGTCGGCTCTCCCTCTGA
- a CDS encoding ABC transporter ATP-binding protein: MPASAVRIRDLRKTFGAVEAVAGIGLDIGDGEFFSMLGPSGSGKTTVLRLIAGFERPTAGTVELGGRDVTGLPPFERDVNTVFQDYALFPHLDVLRNVEYGLKVRRVPRARRRERALEALRGVRLDGLEARRPAELSGGQRQRVALARALVNEPRVLLLDEPLGALDLRLREEMQVELKAIQRRAGITFVFVTHDQQEALTLSDRVAVLDRGRIEQVGTPAEVYEHPATPFVAGFVGTTNRIGGVCVRPEKIRVAAPAGAGDGPGDDGRRGERHALGTVAEVAYAGAVTRLVVDLESGDRVVALQQNLGTSSDAMRHRGARVRITWHAAHEFQVDAGSARAHAP; this comes from the coding sequence ATGCCGGCTTCAGCGGTGAGGATCCGCGACCTGCGCAAGACCTTCGGCGCCGTCGAGGCGGTGGCGGGCATCGGCCTCGACATCGGGGACGGCGAGTTCTTCTCGATGCTCGGCCCGTCCGGTTCCGGCAAGACCACCGTGCTGCGGCTGATCGCCGGGTTCGAGCGCCCCACCGCGGGGACGGTCGAGCTTGGCGGGCGGGACGTGACGGGCCTCCCGCCGTTCGAACGCGACGTCAACACCGTCTTCCAGGACTACGCCCTGTTCCCCCACCTCGACGTGCTCCGCAACGTCGAGTACGGCCTGAAGGTGCGGCGGGTGCCGCGGGCCCGGCGGAGGGAACGGGCCCTGGAGGCGCTGCGCGGCGTCCGGCTGGACGGTCTGGAGGCGCGGCGCCCGGCGGAGCTGTCGGGCGGCCAGCGCCAGCGGGTGGCGCTCGCGCGCGCCCTCGTCAACGAGCCGAGGGTGCTGCTGCTGGACGAGCCGCTCGGCGCGCTCGACCTCAGGCTGCGCGAGGAGATGCAGGTCGAGCTGAAGGCCATCCAGCGGCGGGCCGGCATCACGTTCGTGTTCGTCACCCACGACCAGCAGGAGGCCCTGACGCTCAGCGACCGGGTCGCCGTCCTCGACCGGGGGCGGATCGAGCAGGTCGGCACGCCCGCCGAGGTGTACGAGCACCCGGCCACGCCGTTCGTCGCGGGCTTCGTCGGCACCACCAACCGCATCGGCGGCGTGTGCGTCCGGCCGGAGAAGATCCGCGTCGCGGCGCCGGCGGGGGCCGGTGACGGGCCGGGGGACGACGGCCGCCGCGGGGAGCGGCACGCGCTCGGCACGGTCGCGGAGGTGGCCTACGCGGGCGCCGTCACCCGGCTCGTCGTCGACCTGGAGTCGGGGGACCGGGTCGTGGCGCTCCAGCAGAACCTCGGCACCTCCTCGGACGCGATGCGCCACCGCGGCGCCCGCGTCCGGATCACCTGGCACGCGGCCCACGAGTTCCAGGTGGACGCCGGATCCGCGCGGGCGCACGCGCCCTGA